In a genomic window of Streptococcus mitis NCTC 12261:
- a CDS encoding Veg family protein, with protein sequence MSDAFTDVAKMKKIKEEIKAHEGQVVEMTLENGRKRQKNRLGKLIEVYPSLFIVEFGNVEGDKQANVYVESFTYSDILTEKNLIHYLD encoded by the coding sequence ATGTCAGATGCATTTACAGATGTAGCCAAGATGAAAAAAATCAAAGAAGAAATCAAGGCACATGAGGGACAAGTCGTAGAAATGACTTTGGAGAATGGTCGTAAGCGCCAAAAAAATAGATTGGGTAAGCTAATTGAGGTTTATCCATCCCTATTTATCGTTGAATTTGGGAACGTTGAAGGAGATAAACAAGCTAATGTTTACGTTGAATCCTTTACTTACTCAGATATCCTTACAGAAAAGAATTTGATTCATTATCTTGACTAA
- a CDS encoding CtsR family transcriptional regulator: MRFKNTSDHIEAYIKAILDQSGIVELQRSQLADTFQVVPSQINYVIKTRFTESRGYLVESKRGGGGYIRIGRIEFSSHHEMLRDLLYSIGERVSQEIYEDILQLLVEQELMTKQEMNLLVAVALDRVLGEEAPVVRANMLRQVIQEVDRKGK; the protein is encoded by the coding sequence ATGAGATTTAAAAATACATCGGATCATATTGAGGCCTACATCAAGGCGATTTTAGATCAATCTGGAATTGTGGAGTTGCAACGGAGTCAGTTGGCAGATACTTTTCAGGTTGTTCCTAGTCAGATTAACTATGTGATCAAGACACGCTTTACGGAAAGTAGAGGTTACTTGGTTGAAAGTAAGCGTGGTGGCGGAGGCTACATTCGCATAGGACGGATTGAGTTTTCTAGTCATCATGAAATGCTCCGCGATTTGCTTTACTCGATTGGTGAGCGGGTCAGTCAAGAAATTTATGAGGATATTCTGCAGCTTTTGGTTGAGCAGGAATTGATGACCAAGCAGGAGATGAATTTGCTGGTGGCAGTAGCTTTAGATCGCGTTCTAGGAGAAGAAGCTCCAGTTGTTCGTGCAAACATGCTACGACAGGTCATACAAGAGGTAGATAGAAAAGGGAAGTAA
- a CDS encoding ATP-dependent Clp protease ATP-binding subunit, with the protein MNYSKALNECIESAYMVAGHFGARYLESWHLLIAMSNHSYSVAGATLNDYPYEMDRLEEVALELTETDYSQDETFTELPFSHRLQVLFDEAEYVASVVHAKVLGTEHVLYAILHDGNALATRILERAGFSYEDKKDQVKIAALRRNLEERAGWTREDLKALRQRHRTVADKQNSMANMMGMPQTPSGGLEDYTHDLTEQARSGKLEPVIGRDKEISRMIQILSRKTKNNPVLVGDAGVGKTALALGLAQRIASGDVPAEMAKMRVLELDLMNVVAGTRFRGDFEERMNNIIKDIEEDGQVILFIDELHTIMGSGSGIDSTLDAANILKPALARGTLRTVGATTQEEYQKHIEKDAALSRRFAKVTIEEPSVADSMIILQGLKATYEKHHRVQITDEAVETAVKMAHRYLTSRHLPDSAIDLLDEAAATVQNKAKHVKADDSGLSPADKALIDGKWKQAAQLIAKEEEVPVYKDLVTESDILTTLSRLSGIPVQKLTQTDAKKYLNLEAELHKRVIGQDQAVSSISRAIRRNQSGIRSHKRPIGSFMFLGPTGVGKTELAKALAEVLFDDESALIRFDMSEYMEKFAASRLNGAPPGYVGYEEGGELTEKVRNKPYSVLLFDEVEKAHPDIFNVLLQVLDDGVLTDSKGRKVDFSNTIIIMTSNLGATALRDDKTVGFGAKDIRFDQENMEKRIFEELKKTYRPEFINRIDEKVVFHSLDSDHMQEIVKIMVKPLIASLAEKGIDLKLQASALKLLASHGYNPEMGARPLRRTLQTEVEDKLAELLLKGELEAGSTLKIGVKAGQLKFDIV; encoded by the coding sequence ATGAACTATTCAAAAGCATTGAATGAATGTATCGAAAGTGCCTACATGGTGGCTGGCCATTTTGGAGCTCGTTACCTAGAGTCTTGGCACTTGTTGATTGCCATGTCTAATCACAGTTATAGTGTGGCAGGGGCGACTTTAAATGATTATCCATATGAGATGGACCGTTTAGAAGAGGTCGCTTTGGAACTGACTGAAACGGACTATAGCCAGGATGAAACCTTTACGGAATTGCCGTTTTCTCATCGTTTGCAGGTCCTTTTTGACGAAGCAGAGTATGTAGCGTCAGTGGTCCATGCTAAGGTGCTAGGGACAGAGCATGTCCTCTATGCGATTTTGCATGATGGCAATGCCTTGGCGACTCGTATCTTGGAGAGAGCTGGTTTTTCTTATGAAGACAAGAAAGATCAGGTCAAGATTGCTGCCCTACGTCGAAATCTAGAAGAACGAGCAGGTTGGACTCGTGAAGATCTCAAGGCTTTACGCCAACGCCATCGTACAGTAGCTGATAAGCAAAATTCTATGGCTAATATGATGGGCATGCCCCAGACTCCAAGCGGTGGTCTCGAGGACTATACGCATGATTTGACAGAGCAAGCGCGTTCTGGCAAGTTAGAGCCAGTTATCGGTCGGGACAAGGAAATCTCGCGTATGATTCAAATTTTGAGTCGGAAGACTAAGAATAATCCTGTCTTGGTTGGGGATGCTGGTGTCGGAAAAACAGCTCTGGCGCTTGGACTTGCCCAGCGTATTGCTAGTGGGGACGTGCCTGCGGAAATGGCTAAGATGCGCGTGTTAGAGCTGGATTTGATGAATGTCGTTGCAGGGACACGCTTCCGTGGTGACTTTGAAGAGCGCATGAATAATATCATCAAGGATATTGAGGAAGATGGTCAAGTAATTCTCTTTATCGATGAACTCCACACTATCATGGGTTCTGGTAGTGGAATTGACTCAACTCTGGATGCGGCCAATATCTTGAAACCAGCCTTGGCGCGTGGAACTTTGAGAACGGTTGGTGCGACCACTCAGGAAGAATATCAAAAACACATCGAAAAAGATGCGGCCCTTTCTCGTCGTTTCGCGAAAGTGACGATTGAAGAGCCAAGCGTGGCCGACAGTATGATCATTTTACAGGGTTTGAAGGCGACTTATGAGAAACATCACCGTGTGCAAATCACAGATGAAGCAGTTGAAACAGCTGTCAAGATGGCTCATCGTTACTTGACTAGTCGTCACTTGCCAGACTCTGCTATTGATCTCTTGGATGAAGCAGCAGCAACAGTGCAAAATAAGGCTAAGCATGTAAAAGCAGACGATTCAGGTTTGAGTCCAGCTGACAAGGCCTTGATAGATGGTAAGTGGAAACAGGCAGCTCAGTTAATCGCAAAAGAAGAGGAAGTGCCTGTCTATAAAGACTTGGTGACAGAGTCTGATATTTTGACCACCTTGAGTCGCTTGTCAGGTATTCCAGTCCAAAAACTGACTCAGACTGATGCTAAGAAATACCTAAACTTGGAAGCTGAACTGCACAAACGTGTCATCGGTCAAGATCAAGCTGTTTCAAGTATTAGCCGTGCCATTCGCCGCAATCAGTCAGGGATTCGCAGTCACAAGCGTCCGATTGGTTCCTTTATGTTCCTAGGACCTACAGGTGTCGGTAAGACCGAATTGGCCAAGGCTCTAGCAGAAGTTCTTTTTGATGACGAATCAGCCCTTATCCGCTTTGATATGAGTGAGTATATGGAGAAATTTGCAGCCAGTCGTCTCAACGGAGCTCCTCCAGGCTATGTGGGGTATGAAGAAGGTGGGGAGTTGACCGAGAAGGTTCGCAACAAACCATACTCTGTTCTCCTCTTTGATGAGGTAGAAAAAGCCCACCCAGACATCTTTAATGTCCTCTTGCAGGTCTTGGATGATGGTGTCTTGACAGATAGCAAGGGGCGCAAGGTTGACTTTTCAAATACCATTATCATCATGACGTCAAATCTTGGTGCGACAGCCCTTCGGGATGACAAGACCGTCGGTTTTGGAGCTAAGGATATTCGTTTTGATCAGGAAAATATGGAAAAACGAATCTTTGAAGAGTTGAAAAAAACTTATCGACCAGAGTTTATCAACCGTATTGATGAAAAGGTGGTCTTCCACAGTTTGGATAGCGACCACATGCAGGAAATTGTCAAGATTATGGTTAAACCATTGATTGCTAGCCTGGCAGAGAAGGGCATCGACTTAAAACTACAAGCTTCGGCACTGAAGTTGCTAGCTAGTCACGGTTACAATCCAGAAATGGGAGCTCGTCCACTTCGCAGAACCCTACAAACAGAAGTGGAAGACAAGTTGGCAGAACTTCTTCTCAAGGGAGAATTAGAGGCAGGCAGCACACTTAAGATTGGTGTTAAAGCAGGCCAGTTAAAATTTGATATTGTATAA
- a CDS encoding ABC transporter permease codes for MRNLKSILRRHISLLGFLGVLSIWQLAGFLKLLPKFILPTPLEILQSFVRDREFLWHHSWATLRVALLGLVLGVLIACLMAVLMDSLTWLNDLIYPMMVVVQTIPTIAIAPILVLWLGYGILPKIVLIILTTTFPIIVSILDGFRHCDKDMLTLFSLMRAKPWQILWHFKIPVSLPYFYAGLRVSVSYAFITTVVSEWLGGFEGLGVYMIQSKKLFQYDTMFAIIILVSIISLLGMKLVDISEKYVIKWKRS; via the coding sequence ATGAGAAACTTGAAAAGTATACTGAGACGACACATTAGTCTATTGGGCTTTCTAGGAGTCTTGTCAATCTGGCAGTTAGCAGGTTTTCTTAAACTTCTCCCCAAGTTTATCCTTCCGACACCTCTTGAAATTCTCCAGTCCTTTGTTCGTGATAGAGAATTTCTCTGGCACCATAGCTGGGCGACCTTAAGAGTGGCTTTGCTGGGGTTGGTTCTGGGAGTTTTGATTGCCTGTCTCATGGCTGTGCTTATGGATAGTTTGACTTGGCTCAATGACCTGATTTACCCTATGATGGTGGTTGTTCAGACCATTCCGACCATTGCCATAGCTCCTATCCTGGTCTTGTGGCTCGGTTATGGGATTTTACCTAAGATTGTCTTGATTATCTTGACGACTACTTTTCCTATCATCGTTAGCATTTTGGACGGTTTTAGGCATTGTGACAAGGATATGCTGACCTTATTTAGTCTGATGCGGGCCAAACCTTGGCAAATCCTTTGGCATTTTAAAATCCCAGTCAGCCTGCCTTACTTTTATGCAGGTCTGAGGGTCAGTGTCTCCTACGCTTTTATCACAACAGTAGTATCTGAGTGGTTGGGAGGCTTTGAAGGACTAGGTGTCTACATGATTCAGTCCAAGAAATTGTTTCAGTATGATACCATGTTCGCTATTATTATTCTGGTATCGATTATCAGCCTTCTGGGTATGAAGTTGGTCGATATTAGTGAAAAATATGTTATTAAATGGAAACGTTCGTAG
- a CDS encoding thiamine-binding protein: MKASIALQVLPLSQGIDRIAVIDQVIAYLQAQEVTMVVTPFETVLEGEFDELMRILKEALEVAGQEAENVFANVKINVGEILSIDEKLEKYTETTH; encoded by the coding sequence ATGAAAGCAAGCATTGCCTTGCAAGTTTTACCCCTATCACAGGGAATTGATCGGATTGCTGTTATTGATCAGGTCATTGCTTATCTGCAAGCTCAAGAAGTGACCATGGTAGTGACACCATTTGAAACAGTCTTGGAAGGGGAGTTTGATGAACTTATGCGCATTCTAAAAGAAGCGCTAGAAGTGGCAGGGCAGGAGGCAGAAAATGTCTTTGCCAATGTCAAAATAAATGTAGGAGAGATTTTAAGTATTGATGAGAAACTTGAAAAGTATACTGAGACGACACATTAG
- a CDS encoding ABC transporter substrate-binding protein: protein MKKTWKVFLTLVTALVAVVLVACGQRTASKDNKEAELKKIDFILDWTPNTNHTGLYVAKEKGYFKEAGVDVDLKLPPEESSSDLVINGKAPFAVYFQDYMAKKLEKGAGITAVAAIVEHNTSGIISRKSDNVASPKDLVGKKYGTWNDPTELAMLKTLVESQGGDFEKVEKVPNNDSNSITPIANGVFDTAWIYYGWDGILAKSQGVDANFLYLKDYVKEFDYYSPVIIANNDYLKDNKEEARKVIQAIKKGYQYAMEHPEEAADILIKNAPELKEKRDFVIESQKYLSKEYASDKEKWGQFDAARWNAFYKWDKENGILKEDLTDKGFTNEFVK from the coding sequence ATGAAGAAAACATGGAAAGTGTTTTTAACGCTTGTGACAGCTCTTGTAGCTGTTGTGCTTGTGGCTTGTGGTCAACGAACTGCTTCTAAGGACAACAAGGAGGCAGAACTCAAGAAGATTGACTTTATCCTAGACTGGACACCAAATACCAACCACACAGGGCTTTATGTTGCTAAGGAAAAAGGTTATTTCAAAGAAGCTGGAGTGGATGTTGACTTGAAATTGCCACCAGAAGAAAGTTCTTCTGATTTGGTTATTAACGGTAAGGCACCATTTGCAGTTTATTTCCAAGACTACATGGCTAAAAAATTGGAAAAAGGAGCAGGAATTACTGCCGTTGCAGCTATTGTTGAGCACAATACATCAGGAATCATCTCTCGTAAATCTGACAATGTAGCTAGTCCAAAGGACTTGGTTGGTAAGAAATACGGAACTTGGAATGATCCAACTGAACTTGCTATGTTGAAAACCTTGGTAGAATCACAAGGTGGAGACTTTGAAAAAGTTGAAAAAGTACCAAACAACGACTCAAACTCAATCACACCGATTGCCAATGGCGTCTTTGATACTGCTTGGATCTACTATGGATGGGATGGTATCCTTGCCAAATCTCAAGGTGTAGATGCTAACTTCTTGTACTTGAAAGACTATGTCAAGGAGTTTGACTACTACTCACCAGTTATCATCGCAAACAATGACTATTTGAAAGACAACAAAGAAGAAGCTCGTAAAGTCATTCAAGCTATCAAAAAAGGCTACCAATATGCTATGGAGCATCCAGAGGAAGCAGCTGATATCCTCATCAAGAATGCGCCTGAACTCAAGGAAAAACGTGACTTTGTCATCGAATCTCAAAAATACTTGTCAAAAGAATACGCAAGCGACAAGGAAAAATGGGGTCAATTTGATGCAGCTCGCTGGAATGCCTTCTACAAATGGGATAAAGAAAATGGTATCCTTAAAGAAGACTTGACAGACAAAGGATTCACCAACGAATTTGTGAAATAA
- the cbpD gene encoding choline binding-anchored murein hydrolase CbpD: MKNSPFKVAETGFSFRKSAKKVVPFLVVGLMLAAGNSVYAYSGGNGSIARGDDYPAHYKNGSQEIDKWRMYSRQCTSFAAFRLSNVNGFEIPAAYGNANEWGYRARREGYRVDNRPAIGSIAWSTAGTYGHVAWVSNVIGDEIEIEEYNYGIRESYNKRVVKANTMTGFIHFKDLAGGSVGNSQSSPSTGGTHFFKSKAAIKNQPLASATAIDYYYPGENVHYDQILEKDGYKWLSYTAYNGSRRYIQLEGVTSSQNQSGNSSNYGSNNGLTIGWKKINGSWYHFKSNGSKSTGWLKDGSSWYYLKSSGEMQTGWLKENGLWYYLDSSGAMKTGWYQVSGKWYYSYSSGELAVNTTVDGYRVNSDGERV, from the coding sequence ATGAAAAATTCACCATTTAAAGTAGCAGAGACAGGATTTTCTTTTAGAAAATCAGCTAAAAAAGTTGTTCCCTTTTTAGTAGTAGGATTGATGTTAGCAGCGGGTAATAGTGTATATGCCTATTCCGGAGGAAATGGATCGATTGCGCGTGGGGATGATTATCCTGCTCATTATAAAAATGGGAGCCAGGAGATTGATAAGTGGCGCATGTATTCTCGTCAATGTACTTCTTTTGCAGCCTTTCGTTTGAGTAATGTGAATGGTTTTGAGATTCCGGCTGCTTATGGGAATGCGAATGAATGGGGCTATCGGGCTCGTCGTGAAGGCTATCGTGTAGATAATAGACCAGCGATTGGCTCCATTGCTTGGTCTACTGCAGGAACTTATGGTCATGTTGCTTGGGTGTCAAATGTAATAGGAGATGAGATTGAGATTGAAGAATACAACTATGGAATAAGAGAATCTTACAATAAGCGCGTCGTGAAGGCCAATACCATGACTGGCTTTATTCATTTTAAAGATTTAGCTGGTGGCAGTGTTGGGAATAGTCAATCCTCACCTTCAACAGGAGGAACACATTTTTTCAAGTCTAAGGCTGCTATCAAAAATCAGCCTCTAGCTAGCGCAACTGCAATTGATTACTATTATCCTGGGGAGAATGTTCATTATGATCAAATTCTCGAAAAAGATGGGTACAAGTGGTTGAGTTATACGGCTTATAACGGAAGTCGTCGCTATATCCAGCTAGAGGGAGTAACCTCTTCACAGAATCAATCAGGGAATAGTTCTAACTATGGATCCAATAATGGATTGACTATTGGTTGGAAGAAAATAAATGGTAGTTGGTATCATTTCAAATCAAATGGGTCTAAATCAACAGGCTGGCTGAAAGATGGATCTAGTTGGTATTATTTGAAATCATCTGGTGAAATGCAAACAGGCTGGTTAAAGGAAAATGGTCTGTGGTATTATCTAGATAGTTCAGGAGCAATGAAAACAGGTTGGTATCAAGTCTCAGGTAAGTGGTATTATTCTTACTCTTCAGGTGAGCTAGCTGTTAATACTACAGTGGATGGCTACAGAGTAAACAGTGACGGAGAACGAGTATAG
- the rplI gene encoding 50S ribosomal protein L9, with the protein MKVIFLADVKGKGKKGEIKEVPTGYAQNFLIKKNLAKEATAQAVGELRGKQKSEEKAHAEMIAEAKAIKSQLEAEETVVEFVEKVGPDGRTFGSITNKKIAEELQKQFGIKIDKRHIQVQAPIRAVGLIDVPVKIYQDITSVINLRVKEG; encoded by the coding sequence ATGAAAGTAATCTTTTTAGCAGATGTTAAAGGAAAAGGTAAAAAAGGCGAAATTAAGGAAGTACCAACAGGGTATGCGCAAAACTTTCTTATCAAAAAGAATCTAGCCAAAGAAGCGACTGCTCAAGCTGTAGGTGAACTTCGTGGTAAACAAAAATCTGAAGAAAAAGCTCATGCTGAGATGATTGCAGAAGCAAAAGCAATTAAATCCCAACTAGAAGCAGAAGAAACTGTTGTAGAATTTGTTGAAAAAGTTGGTCCAGATGGCCGTACTTTTGGTTCTATTACCAATAAGAAAATTGCAGAAGAATTGCAAAAGCAATTTGGAATTAAGATTGATAAACGTCATATCCAAGTACAAGCTCCGATTCGAGCAGTTGGTTTGATTGATGTGCCAGTGAAAATCTATCAAGATATCACAAGTGTAATCAATCTTCGTGTGAAAGAAGGATAA
- the dnaB gene encoding replicative DNA helicase: MAEVEELRVQPQDILAEQSVLGAIFIDESKLVFVREYIESRDFFKYAHRLIFQAMVDLSDRGDAIDATTVRTILDNQGDLQNIGGLSYLVEIVNSVPTSANAEYYAKIVAEKAMLRRLISKLTESVNQAYEASQPADEIIAQAEKGLIDVSENANRSGFKNIRDVLNVNFGNLEARSQQTTDITGIATGYRDLDHMTTGLHEEELIILAARPAVGKTAFALNIAQNIGTKLDKTVAIFSLEMGAESLVDRMLAAEGLVESHSIRTGQLTDEEWQKYTIAQGNLANASIYIDDTPGIRITEIRSRSRKLAQETGNLGLILIDYLQLITGTGRENRQQEVSEISRQLKILAKELKVPVIALSQLSRGVEQRQDKRPVLSDIRESGSIEQDADIVAFLYRDDYYERGGEEEDGIPNNKVEVIIEKNRSGARGTVELIFQKEYNKFSSISKREA, translated from the coding sequence ATGGCAGAAGTAGAAGAGTTACGAGTACAACCTCAAGATATCTTAGCTGAGCAATCCGTTTTAGGGGCTATCTTTATTGATGAGAGTAAGCTTGTTTTTGTGCGAGAATATATTGAGTCTCGGGACTTTTTTAAGTATGCCCATCGTTTGATTTTCCAAGCTATGGTCGATTTATCCGATCGTGGCGATGCTATAGATGCAACAACGGTTCGTACCATTCTTGATAATCAAGGTGATTTACAGAATATTGGTGGCTTGTCTTACCTGGTTGAGATTGTCAATTCTGTTCCAACTTCTGCTAATGCGGAGTACTATGCTAAAATCGTTGCAGAGAAGGCCATGTTACGGCGATTAATCTCCAAGTTGACAGAGTCTGTCAATCAAGCTTACGAGGCTTCGCAACCAGCTGATGAAATCATTGCTCAGGCAGAAAAAGGCCTGATTGATGTCAGCGAAAATGCTAATCGAAGTGGATTTAAGAACATTCGAGATGTGTTGAATGTCAACTTTGGAAATCTGGAGGCTCGCTCTCAACAAACGACTGATATTACAGGTATTGCGACAGGCTATCGTGATTTGGATCATATGACTACTGGTCTTCATGAGGAGGAGTTAATTATCTTAGCAGCTCGTCCAGCGGTTGGTAAGACAGCCTTTGCCTTGAATATTGCTCAGAACATTGGGACTAAGTTGGACAAAACGGTTGCTATTTTTTCACTCGAAATGGGTGCGGAAAGTCTAGTGGATCGTATGTTGGCGGCAGAAGGTTTGGTGGAATCGCATTCTATCCGTACGGGTCAATTGACTGATGAGGAGTGGCAAAAATATACCATTGCTCAAGGGAATCTAGCCAATGCAAGTATCTATATCGATGATACGCCAGGAATTCGAATTACAGAGATTCGTTCTCGTTCTCGTAAACTGGCTCAAGAAACTGGAAATCTTGGATTGATTTTGATAGACTATTTGCAGCTTATCACGGGAACTGGGCGAGAAAACCGCCAACAAGAAGTTTCAGAAATTTCACGTCAGTTGAAAATCCTAGCCAAGGAACTGAAAGTTCCAGTAATCGCTCTAAGTCAGCTTTCTCGTGGTGTAGAACAACGTCAGGATAAGAGACCGGTCTTGTCTGATATTCGTGAATCTGGGTCTATTGAGCAGGATGCTGATATCGTAGCCTTTCTTTATCGCGACGATTACTATGAGCGTGGTGGTGAAGAAGAGGATGGCATACCGAATAATAAGGTAGAAGTTATTATCGAGAAAAACCGTAGTGGAGCTCGTGGAACGGTGGAATTAATTTTCCAAAAAGAATACAATAAATTTTCAAGTATCTCAAAGAGGGAGGCATAA
- a CDS encoding ABC transporter ATP-binding protein — protein MTEIRLEQVSYAYGQERILEDINLQVTSGEVVSILGPSGVGKTTLFNLIAGILEVQSGRIVLDGEENPQGRVSYMLQKDLLLEHKTVLGNIILPLLIQKVDKAEAVARADDILATFQLTAVRDKYPHELSGGMRQRVALLRTYLFGHKLFLLDEAFSALDEMTKMELHAWYLEIHKQLQLTTLIITHSIEEALSLSDRIYILKNRPGQIVSEIKLDWSEDEDKEVQKIAYKRQILVELGLDK, from the coding sequence ATGACAGAGATTAGACTAGAACAAGTCAGTTATGCCTATGGTCAGGAGAGGATTTTAGAGGATATCAACCTGCAGGTGACTTCAGGTGAAGTGGTTTCTATCTTAGGCCCAAGTGGTGTTGGTAAGACTACGCTTTTCAACTTAATTGCGGGTATTTTAGAAGTTCAGTCAGGGAGAATTGTCCTTGATGGTGAAGAAAATCCCCAGGGGCGCGTGAGTTATATGTTGCAAAAGGATCTGCTCTTGGAGCACAAGACCGTGCTTGGTAATATCATTCTGCCCCTCTTGATTCAAAAAGTGGATAAGGCGGAAGCCGTTGCCCGAGCGGATGACATCCTTGCGACCTTCCAGTTGACAGCTGTAAGAGATAAATACCCTCATGAACTCAGTGGTGGGATGCGCCAGCGTGTAGCCTTGCTCCGAACCTACCTTTTCGGGCACAAGCTCTTTCTCTTAGACGAGGCCTTCAGCGCCTTGGATGAGATGACTAAGATGGAACTCCACGCTTGGTACCTTGAGATTCACAAGCAGTTGCAGCTAACAACCTTGATCATTACGCATAGTATCGAGGAGGCCCTCAGTCTCAGCGACCGCATCTATATCTTGAAAAATCGACCTGGGCAGATTGTTTCAGAAATTAAACTAGATTGGTCTGAAGATGAGGACAAAGAAGTCCAAAAGATTGCCTATAAACGTCAAATTTTGGTAGAATTAGGCTTAGATAAGTAG